TTTGCACAGACACAGCATTCCTATCCTAAGAAAAGAGAAGCATTGAACAATTCTATGGATGtaagaaaacagaaaatgaaaaatgaaaataaaaacttcaaaattccACCAAACCTTTATAATAGGGTCACCAACTTCACCATTGCCAAGAAGACGTTGCGAGTGCCAACCCCGCATAGCCTGTTCAGCAGCATATCTCCGGGATCTACCTGATGCTAAACCCTAGACACCATCATCAATTGAAATGATTGTGAGATACAAATAAGTATAGTGCTCACGCTCACAGCAATAAGGACAGAGTCATAGTTCAACTCCTATCGCATAGACTACGAATACTAAGGGTGCAAATTTACCTAATTGCAATAATCAATTTCAGATATTGTTCAGGcaacttttatataaaatttaaccCAGCTAATGATGCCTCAAACTCGAATGCAGTGAATACTAATATATGGGTGGGAAAGAAGAGCAAAAATTCTGAGCAACAGATAGCTCATATTGATTTAATTTCAAGAAAGCATTAACCGGAAAATATGAATGCTACTTGACTTGTGTTAAcaactaaattattttagataTATAAGAAGCATTTTGagcctataaatataccaacaaaATTCTCTTAAACCAGAGCAAATGATTTTGACAGACAATCAAAACGAGAATTGCAGTATCAGCGTGTTAAtgtctatttttcaaaaattctccCAACACAATCTTGATTATAAGCTGTTTCAAATGCAAAATAAGCTAATCAAACACATTCAGTTAATAAGATTGTGGTGATGATAATACTCCTTACATAGATCCTTATTGTTCATGCTACAGAAATCAAATACAAATCATATTACCTGATTTTCAACATTCACAGGCTCTGGAGGAGAAGCGATAGGTACATTCAGCTCGCCGCCTTTTATGTTATGCCTTTCATAATCAAGAAGGGCCTAGAGTAACATTTGAAACAGCAACAATGAAACAAGTGTTAAAAAGGTGAGGATTACAGGACTCCATCATTCTGAACGTACAATATCTGATACAgttttctcaaaaataaatgtatatcttatattatatttaaaagcATGGTTAAAGACCAATATTTTAAGCCAACCATGAGAAAGGAAACAGACAGAAACTATAGCCCATGTCACAGTTAAGCATTGATTTGAATATATTAAGAGAGAACTTTGGTGCTACCGTGCTAGGCTACTGCATAAACGGAATAGTATTGAATTGAAtatattaaagagaaaaatttggTGCTACGCTGCTGCATAAACAGCATGAAATCTTCTCCAATAAGGCAATTGCTTGAAATTTATCACCTTATCAATCAGAAAAAAGTATTGTATCACAAAAACCACTCAAGCAATTCGCATAAATGCATATGAATATATTATTGACATCAAGAGTCAACATTCACATGCAAACAAAGTGTTACTCATAAACTTCAAATGAACACCAAcaagaatataaatatatataaactataTCTGTAATTTCTAAATGTAAAATATAAACTTCAAATGAACACCAACAAGAATATATATAAACTATATTTGTAATTTCTAAAtgtcaaaattcaaataaaaggtCTAATTACAATATAACTTATTAGTCAAGAATCACCTTCTCATAAAATCCTCGGAAAGTCCAGGAAACTGTGGTGCATGTCCTGCATAAGATGAAAACAGAGGACAATGTTGATATATTACTGGGCATAATCAGGTTTATCCAAAAAGCTCACAAAGGATTTCAAGAAAGGGGTAAAGAAACACATGCCAcccatatcataaaaaataaaaaaaaactgcaaagctatgcaaataaatttttctatcaatatgaaaatttatcaTCAATTAATGCTTCAACATAAGCACCCATCTCAGCTTTATCCATTTACATAAAATGTGACCGCAAATTGTACTCAATAACCTTTCCAATACAAACTATCATTGCAATGTTGTAAAAGAGTGGTAAGCGTTCCACGGTGGATATTGATATGGTCTAAACAATAAGTGGGGGCAACTCTCGCCCTAAGAGTTAGATTTTGAAGTTAAGTTAGAAGcaaaccaaaattttaaaatgatataaaagtaTCATGTGTCCGTTGGGTCACACCCGCAAATGCCCAAGCATGCAAACTTCACGGTCCAGATGGCCAGTCCTAGGCATAAGGGAGGGGATGTTGAGAGTTTCAAATTACAAGAATAACGGTTGTATGAGGGTAAACCTCACTCCATAAGCTAGCTTTTAGAGTTAAGTTAAGCCCGAACAAACATTCTAAGAAGATTagacacaacacaacacatatcacaaatttaacatcaaataacacttaaaaagaaacaaaaagcacaaatgaaaattggaaatatCACAATTTCAGACATGAAAGTGCAAGTTAGTCCTTACTTTGGAGGTTTGAAAGACTCTCCCACACTCCGCCACAGCTTACATGAGGTTACCTATTAAAAAATACAGGCCAATTAGGCATATATCCTATAAACAATGAAAACAACTGATTTGAAATAAACAAATAGACAGCCTAAAGTTCTATCAGTGCTAGTTTGCCTCAAGAAAGAATGCCTCAAATTTCGCTCATCTAAAGCAAACTACTTGAAACCtaagaattaaaagaaaactgTACCACAGCCACACTATACCTTAAGTAGCCAAATTTACAAATTGTTGGGTGCATCAAAATCAACTGTCCATTTATTAATCTAACAAAAAAGATTCTAGGGTGATGAAGGGAATAGATTATGGGGAAGATTGGTATCGTCCTTCAGTAATTAACAAAACCCATTATCTTGAATGCCCTTATCATGAGAATTTATAATAATTggaaatttaaaatctcaacgaATTTAGATGTTCTGcatattttgaattatatttgttttcacAATGCACTGGCAATCACAATTACCTTCTTCTTACATACTGAAGTGGGAATAAATACACAAAATTCCTTCTGCAAGTTTAAACTCTCTCCACATATTTAGATGTGTGTTGTGGGTGTGCATGTGTTCACTTTATTTTACTTCTCACTGTTTGCAGCTTACAATCCATGAGAGTGACAaaaaagaccaaattaaaaatcaaacaactcATTCAGTGTACCGAcaagcagtggcggagccaggattATTGTAAAGCccgggcaaaaaaaaattgcaacacatttataggagtttacataagaaattgtaagcaaataataaaaaaatctaaagaaattgcccaatttataggggtttatataagaaattcatagggatttacataagaaattgaaaaaaaaaattgggccaGAGCCCGGGCGAGTGCCTGGGATCGCCGGGCCATAGAACCGCCCATGCCGACAAGCTTAACCATCAATCAATATTTGAAATCACTATGGACCTCTACAATATTTAATCGTTTTTCCAAAACCAGCTACATAAATTTGTATGAAACATTCAACATAAtagaaaggaaaataaatgaATACCTTCTCATAGCCTCCCAATCTCATTACAGCTCTCCATAACCTTATGTTCCACCAAAAAAAGCATTAGTCCAGAGCGACAACATTTCAGAATTTGGTGAATTTATGTCATATTCAAAGATGgctaaaaatttaaatcaacCGAGATAACTCACTTAAGGCAATTAAGCCATTCTCCATAAAATTTGGGATGTTTGAAGTCCATGCTCCTCTCCCTAAAGAAGTTTTCAAGCTCCTTCATAAAAGCTGCTTGGTCCTCTTCTGTTCCCGACTCATTTCCGTCATAATAATGATCAGCATCCAAGAAAAACATGTTCTGCGGTGAATCTGGGTTTTCATTATCTACAGGCTCAGCAACTTGCTCTTCACCATCCTTACTTTTAACTTCTAAAACATTCTTGATTTCTGGCCTTGTATCATCAGGGGCAGGTTGTGGTGTAGTAGGATCATTATGATTTGACAGTATAGGTTCATTTGCATCAGAAGAGGCAGGTTGTGGTGTAGTAGGATCATTATGATTTGACAGTATAGGTTCATTTGCATCAGAAGAGGCAGGTTGTGGTGTAGTAGGATTGTTATTACTCAACAATATAGGTTCAAGATCACAAGCTTTACTAACAGCCGCTTCACAGACTTCAGGCTTCACCTCAACCTCCACCGCTATCATTTCAACATCACCATCACTAACATTATTTTGACATGCAATATCATCATTCTCAACACCGTTGCTACACAGAGGAAGTTTTTTGGCGTCCACCTTCACATCAGAAGCATCTTCACCCTCAGCTGTATCCAAAATATGAGCATCAGCCGCTTCAACTGGAACCGAATGAAGGGTATCTTTAACATTTTCTTGTGAAACACCTTCTGAAACAACCTTGGGTTTCACATTTTCATCCTCAGCATGCACCTCTTCCTTCCCAATTTTAACATCATTTGACACATTTTCAACATTCTTTGAAGTTTCCTCTACAGTAACCGGTTGAACTTCAAGATGCATCTCTTGATCAAGATATGAATCCAAACCAGCaagattatcaataatcatctCATCATCATCTCCTAATTTTGGACTAACTGAAGCttgatttgaattttcattttcactaaTGACATGGTCAGCTTCCTCTACATCAACATTCGCCGGAACACCCTGATCCACTTCATCGTTTTCATTTGTATCACTCATTTGCAAATTTTAAAGCATGAAAACACAATAACCTCCTACACCAACTTCATTATATTAATTCAacattcaagaaaaaaattggtaaaaataaaaaataaacataacaacaaccaagccttatcacAATAAGCAGGGTCAGCTACATGAATCAGACGACGTCATAGTGTGTTAACAAAAACCATGTCTttctccaactcattaatctctagatcctTGTTactagtttctcttatagtttttctaggtcttacCCTATCTCTGGTGATTTGACTCCCCTCATCTACTCTCTTTACTACAGAATCCAcaagtcttctctctacatgccgaAACCACTTAAGTCTAgtttctaccatcttttctactataggtgatACCCCAATGCTCTCCCTAATGTTCTCATTTCTAATTCTATCccgtctagtcttaccacacatcAAAGCAACATCCTCATCCCTGCTACGCTTAACTACATTCGTGTTGGTTCTTTACCACCCAACGCGCTGGTCTTGCCGTTGTCcaataaaattttcctttaaattGAGCAGCAACTTTtgcaacaataaataaaaataaaataaaaagacaatgAAACCTTGCTATTAATACTAAACCCTAGCCAGTAATCTACTTATAGAACAACCATGGTTTACTAACCTTAAAAAAACGTgcttttgaaattcaaaaaggTCAAAACATTGATTTGCATGGTAATTTAACTCAATGATGCGAAATTCGAAGTGAAAAAAGaattaacaataaataaaaaaattaaaaattagtaGAGATTACCTGTGCGAATTGAGATTGAAGGGCGATCCTAAAGTGTGAGGAGAGAAAATCCTAAATTGGATACGCTGATAAGTTGAATTTGGAAAAACCCTAAATTGACTGTTTGAGGTTTGAAGGAATTTTCAGAAGAACGCAAATTTCATGTTGAAGCGGTAGAATTTTGATGCGCGTTTCTTTCACGCGTCACGTGCTGCGTTACGTTGGAGTAAAATAACTGAGGGAAGGACACTGTACGACGTCGTTTTATCTCTACAAAggaaatgttaatttgtgccTTTATGACATAAGTTTTGAAGCCAAATATAGAAATAATATATTCCAATGCGTGCGTTAACTTTAATCTTTAAtgttttaatgaattaaatgcacaaaatttaagaaaatttaagaTGTGAcctaaggacacaagttaacgATACCCCTACTTTTAAAAGGtcattttaagatttttttttttatttttaaaaagatcatttaagaaaaataacttttttttagatagacgagaGGGCAAAGTCATCATAAACTTACACACACAAAGTGGAGctaccggagttcgaaccccggtcatgacgTCCGACTTAATAATttcgacattttttttttgtacaattattttataacaacttttgTAATAACTTGTTCTCTTGAACTtacattataaatttttttttctctatattgttttgatttacgtGTCACTATAtacttttatttgtaaaaatatatcgTTATTCATTaggt
Above is a genomic segment from Medicago truncatula cultivar Jemalong A17 chromosome 5, MtrunA17r5.0-ANR, whole genome shotgun sequence containing:
- the LOC11407047 gene encoding AT-rich interactive domain-containing protein 5 isoform X2 — protein: MSDTNENDEVDQGVPANVDVEEADHVISENENSNQASVSPKLGDDDEMIIDNLAGLDSYLDQEMHLEVQPVTVEETSKNVENVSNDVKIGKEEVHAEDENVKPKVVSEGVSQENVKDTLHSVPVEAADAHILDTAEGEDASDVKVDAKKLPLCSNGVENDDIACQNNVSDGDVEMIAVEVEVKPEVCEAAVSKACDLEPILLSNNNPTTPQPASSDANEPILSNHNDPTTPQPASSDANEPILSNHNDPTTPQPAPDDTRPEIKNVLEVKSKDGEEQVAEPVDNENPDSPQNMFFLDADHYYDGNESGTEEDQAAFMKELENFFRERSMDFKHPKFYGEWLNCLKLWRAVMRLGGYEKVTSCKLWRSVGESFKPPKTCTTVSWTFRGFYEKALLDYERHNIKGGELNVPIASPPEPVNVENQDRNAVSVQKREKQLKSINVPKRKSPSYMDNAVKAARSKPSRPQLGTAVVDIGPSADWVKVNVQKTKDCFEIYALVPGLLREEVRVQSDPAGRLVISGEPEHPNNPWGVTPFKKVVSLPSRIDPHQTSAVVTLHGQLFVRVPFEQSE
- the LOC11407047 gene encoding AT-rich interactive domain-containing protein 5 isoform X1, whose protein sequence is MSDTNENDEVDQGVPANVDVEEADHVISENENSNQASVSPKLGDDDEMIIDNLAGLDSYLDQEMHLEVQPVTVEETSKNVENVSNDVKIGKEEVHAEDENVKPKVVSEGVSQENVKDTLHSVPVEAADAHILDTAEGEDASDVKVDAKKLPLCSNGVENDDIACQNNVSDGDVEMIAVEVEVKPEVCEAAVSKACDLEPILLSNNNPTTPQPASSDANEPILSNHNDPTTPQPASSDANEPILSNHNDPTTPQPAPDDTRPEIKNVLEVKSKDGEEQVAEPVDNENPDSPQNMFFLDADHYYDGNESGTEEDQAAFMKELENFFRERSMDFKHPKFYGEWLNCLKLWRAVMRLGGYEKVTSCKLWRSVGESFKPPKTCTTVSWTFRGFYEKALLDYERHNIKGGELNVPIASPPEPVNVENQGLASGRSRRYAAEQAMRGWHSQRLLGNGEVGDPIIKDRNAVSVQKREKQLKSINVPKRKSPSYMDNAVKAARSKPSRPQLGTAVVDIGPSADWVKVNVQKTKDCFEIYALVPGLLREEVRVQSDPAGRLVISGEPEHPNNPWGVTPFKKVVSLPSRIDPHQTSAVVTLHGQLFVRVPFEQSE